In Thermogemmata fonticola, a genomic segment contains:
- a CDS encoding efflux RND transporter permease subunit — translation MFARILHRPALAIVVSIIILFLGFLGIRTLPVEQFPSITPPTVEVAIAYPGASANVLVDSVLIPLEQSINGVQGMRYIVSDATSAGEATIRIYFEPGTDPDINVVNVQNRVNIVLNRLPPLVVREGILVSQVVPSMLMQINIYSTDPNVDQKFLYNFANVYVMPRLKRIQGMGLPRNLGNRAYAMRIWLNPDRMRAYNISTEDIMKAVAEQSVIGSPGRLGQATGKTSQSREYVLTYVGRYNQPQQYENIILRANPKGEILRLRDVATVELGSEFFDIYSDVDGHPAAAIVLKQAPGSNASEVIQRVKAELEQIKKESFPPGMEYQFVYDVSKFLDASIEQVLHTLLEAFVLVSLVVYLFLGDLRSTLIPTLAVPVSLVGTFFFIKLLGLSINLITLFAMVLAIGVVVDDAIVVVEAVHAKMAGKGLSPYRATMEVLHEISGAVIAITLVMTSVFVPVTFIPGPVGTFYRQFGITMATSIILSGLVALTLTPVLCAMILRPHAHSPAEHSPHSAEPSHHAAKPRRTLGRWVLYGLGVLVVSVPVAGLAYYLWGPIGFVLILLPLVRRQFDRFVETSTAGYATLLRQITTWRPLTITLIAAFSGGVVYLNRLLPSGFIPGEDQGTIYGILQTPPGSTLEYTNAKAHELQAIAREIEEVDSVTSLAGYEVLTEGRGSNAGTCIISLKPWSERRKTARQVMEELEEKCRSLTDVKIEFFEPPAVPGFGAAGGFAMRLLDMTNTMDYARLGQVTDTFMAALAKRPEIKSLFTFYTADYPQYEILINNDVAMQKGVTIAKALDTLNILIGSTYEQGFILFGQFYKVYVQASPEFRRFPEDLNNLFVKNDRGEMVPFSSFMQIRKKQGLNEITRYNLYPSAAIQGAPAPGYSSGQAIQAIREVAAEVLPRGYGIGWEGIAYDESRKGNEDVYIILIVVTFVYLVLVGQYESFFLPLAVILSLPIGVLGAFGLLYVRGLANDVYSQIGLVMLVGLLGKNAILIVEFAVQRRREGLSLLDAAVEGGRVRFRPIQMTSFAFIAGLIPLVFSTGAGAIGNRTIGTTGVGGMLMGTVIGVLVIPGLYYIFAKIADGRKLLRDESDDPVSEIFERQPLPPYQEGDFTTPAAHRAGAPPLGLAASVPLASASSSPPAAPTELPLADEVEGEPPPHPPSRPSSPPLP, via the coding sequence ATGTTTGCACGCATTCTCCATCGGCCTGCTCTGGCGATCGTCGTCTCCATCATCATCCTGTTTTTGGGGTTCCTGGGAATCCGCACGCTTCCGGTGGAGCAGTTCCCTTCGATCACGCCGCCGACTGTGGAGGTCGCGATTGCCTATCCGGGGGCGAGCGCCAATGTGCTGGTCGATTCGGTACTGATTCCGCTGGAACAATCCATCAACGGCGTGCAGGGGATGCGGTACATCGTGTCCGACGCCACGAGTGCGGGTGAGGCGACGATCCGCATCTACTTTGAGCCAGGAACGGACCCGGATATCAACGTGGTGAATGTGCAGAATCGCGTCAATATCGTGCTCAATCGCCTGCCGCCGTTGGTCGTGCGGGAAGGGATTCTGGTTAGCCAGGTCGTGCCGAGCATGTTGATGCAGATCAACATCTACAGCACGGACCCGAATGTGGACCAGAAGTTTCTGTACAACTTTGCCAACGTCTATGTCATGCCGCGACTGAAGCGGATTCAAGGGATGGGTTTGCCGCGGAATCTGGGGAACCGGGCCTATGCCATGCGCATTTGGCTCAATCCGGATCGGATGCGGGCGTACAACATTTCCACCGAAGACATCATGAAGGCGGTGGCGGAACAGAGCGTGATTGGCTCTCCCGGCCGCTTGGGTCAGGCCACGGGCAAAACCTCGCAATCCCGCGAATACGTTCTGACATATGTGGGGCGTTATAACCAGCCACAGCAGTACGAGAACATCATCTTACGGGCCAATCCTAAGGGGGAGATCCTCCGGTTGCGGGATGTGGCCACGGTCGAGTTAGGCTCCGAGTTCTTCGATATCTATTCCGACGTGGATGGGCACCCAGCGGCGGCGATCGTGCTCAAGCAAGCGCCGGGTTCCAATGCCTCCGAAGTGATCCAGCGGGTCAAGGCGGAACTCGAACAGATCAAGAAGGAGTCCTTCCCGCCGGGGATGGAGTACCAGTTCGTTTACGACGTCTCGAAATTTCTCGACGCCTCGATCGAGCAGGTGCTCCACACGCTGCTGGAGGCTTTCGTGCTGGTGTCGCTGGTGGTGTACCTGTTTTTGGGGGATCTGCGGTCGACCTTGATTCCGACGCTGGCCGTGCCGGTGTCCCTGGTGGGCACTTTTTTCTTCATCAAACTCCTGGGGCTGTCGATCAACCTGATCACGCTCTTTGCTATGGTGCTGGCCATCGGTGTGGTGGTGGACGATGCAATCGTGGTGGTGGAAGCGGTCCATGCCAAGATGGCGGGTAAGGGGCTGTCCCCCTACCGGGCGACGATGGAAGTGTTGCATGAGATTTCCGGGGCGGTCATTGCGATCACGCTGGTGATGACCTCGGTGTTTGTGCCGGTGACGTTCATTCCCGGTCCGGTGGGAACCTTTTACCGGCAGTTTGGCATCACCATGGCGACTTCGATTATTCTGTCGGGTCTGGTGGCCTTGACGCTCACGCCGGTGCTCTGCGCGATGATACTCCGGCCGCATGCTCATAGTCCGGCGGAGCATTCGCCTCATTCGGCGGAGCCTTCGCATCATGCAGCCAAGCCGCGGCGGACGCTGGGCCGGTGGGTGCTCTACGGGCTGGGAGTTCTCGTGGTGTCAGTGCCGGTGGCCGGCTTGGCCTACTATCTGTGGGGGCCGATCGGATTTGTGCTGATTCTGCTGCCGTTGGTCCGCCGCCAATTCGATCGCTTCGTGGAGACGTCCACGGCAGGCTACGCGACCCTCCTGCGGCAGATCACCACCTGGCGCCCCTTGACCATCACGCTGATTGCCGCCTTTAGCGGCGGGGTGGTGTATCTCAATCGTCTGCTGCCCAGCGGCTTTATTCCCGGTGAGGATCAAGGCACCATTTACGGGATCCTTCAGACGCCGCCGGGTTCCACCCTAGAATATACCAACGCCAAGGCGCACGAATTGCAGGCCATCGCTCGGGAAATCGAGGAGGTGGATTCGGTGACGTCTCTGGCGGGATACGAGGTTTTGACCGAAGGCCGCGGCTCCAACGCCGGCACCTGCATCATCAGTCTCAAGCCGTGGTCCGAACGCCGTAAGACAGCCCGACAGGTCATGGAAGAGCTGGAAGAGAAATGCCGGAGCCTGACAGATGTGAAGATCGAGTTTTTTGAGCCGCCGGCGGTACCCGGTTTCGGCGCAGCAGGCGGATTTGCCATGCGCCTACTGGATATGACCAACACCATGGATTATGCCCGCCTGGGGCAGGTCACCGATACTTTTATGGCAGCCTTGGCCAAACGGCCGGAAATCAAGAGCCTCTTCACTTTTTACACGGCCGACTACCCGCAGTATGAAATTCTCATCAATAACGACGTGGCCATGCAAAAGGGTGTCACCATTGCCAAGGCCCTTGATACTTTGAACATTCTGATTGGCAGTACATACGAACAAGGATTTATCCTTTTTGGTCAGTTTTATAAAGTCTATGTTCAGGCATCTCCAGAGTTCCGACGATTTCCTGAAGATTTGAACAATTTGTTTGTCAAGAACGACCGCGGGGAGATGGTGCCGTTTTCGTCGTTTATGCAGATTCGCAAGAAGCAAGGTCTCAACGAGATCACGCGGTACAATTTGTATCCTTCGGCGGCGATTCAGGGGGCGCCGGCGCCGGGGTACAGCAGCGGCCAGGCCATTCAGGCGATTCGGGAGGTGGCCGCTGAGGTTCTCCCGCGAGGTTACGGCATCGGTTGGGAAGGGATCGCTTATGACGAATCCCGCAAGGGGAATGAGGATGTGTACATTATCCTGATCGTGGTGACGTTTGTTTACTTGGTGCTTGTGGGTCAATATGAAAGCTTCTTTTTGCCGCTGGCGGTGATTTTGTCCCTGCCCATTGGCGTGCTGGGTGCATTTGGGTTACTCTATGTCCGCGGTTTGGCCAACGATGTCTACTCTCAGATCGGCTTGGTGATGCTAGTCGGCCTGTTAGGCAAGAATGCGATTCTGATTGTGGAGTTTGCGGTCCAGCGTCGGCGGGAGGGACTGTCTCTACTTGATGCCGCCGTCGAAGGCGGGCGCGTCCGCTTCCGCCCCATTCAAATGACTTCCTTCGCTTTCATCGCCGGTTTGATTCCCCTGGTCTTTTCGACCGGGGCGGGGGCCATTGGCAATCGGACCATCGGCACCACGGGCGTCGGCGGCATGCTCATGGGCACGGTGATTGGCGTGCTCGTCATTCCCGGCCTGTACTACATCTTCGCCAAGATCGCCGATGGGCGCAAGTTGCTCCGGGATGAGTCCGACGATCCGGTCAGCGAGATTTTCGAGCGCCAGCCGCTCCCGCCGTATCAGGAGGGGGATTTTACCACGCCAGCGGCTCATCGAGCCGGAGCGCCGCCTCTCGGCTTAGCCGCTTCTGTTCCGTTGGCTTCGGCCTCTTCTTCGCCTCCAGCCGCTCCGACGGAGCTACCCCTGGCGGACGAAGTCGAAGGAGAGCCGCCCCCCCACCCTCCTTCGCGTCCCTCTTCGCCCCCTCTCCCCTGA
- a CDS encoding TatD family hydrolase codes for MRYIDPHIHMISRTTDDYQRMAYAQCVAISEPAFWAGFDRGSAAGFHDYFRHLTEVEPKRAAQFHIQHYCWLCINAKEAENVSLAREVIALIPQFLSRPNVLGIGEIGLNKNTRNEAIVFQEHLDLAARTNELILIHTPHLEDKYKGTRMIIDMLQNDRRIRPERVCIDHVEEHTVRLALEGGYWCAMTLYPTTKCTPARAADIIERYGTERIMVNSAGDWGKSDPLAVPEFIQEMKRRGHSEEVIRRIVYDNPLSFWRQANNWQEPAWAQTPAAEVAAAPAPANGSPLPASRPAAVRT; via the coding sequence ATGCGCTACATCGATCCGCACATTCACATGATCTCCCGCACCACGGATGATTATCAACGGATGGCCTACGCCCAATGCGTGGCGATCAGCGAGCCGGCCTTCTGGGCGGGTTTCGATCGAGGCAGTGCCGCCGGTTTCCATGATTACTTCCGCCATCTAACGGAGGTGGAGCCGAAGCGGGCCGCCCAGTTCCACATTCAGCATTACTGCTGGCTGTGCATCAACGCCAAGGAAGCGGAAAATGTTTCGCTGGCCCGCGAAGTCATCGCTCTCATCCCGCAGTTCCTCTCACGCCCCAACGTGCTGGGCATCGGCGAGATTGGCCTAAACAAGAACACGCGCAACGAAGCCATCGTCTTCCAGGAGCACCTCGATTTGGCGGCGCGGACCAACGAGCTGATTCTCATCCACACGCCGCATCTGGAGGACAAATACAAAGGCACGCGAATGATCATCGACATGTTGCAGAATGACCGGCGGATTCGCCCGGAGCGTGTCTGCATCGACCATGTTGAGGAGCACACGGTGCGGCTGGCCCTGGAGGGGGGGTACTGGTGCGCCATGACGCTCTATCCCACGACCAAGTGCACCCCCGCCCGTGCGGCGGACATCATCGAGCGTTACGGCACGGAGCGGATCATGGTGAACTCGGCGGGGGACTGGGGCAAATCCGACCCGCTGGCGGTGCCGGAGTTCATTCAAGAGATGAAGCGGCGGGGCCACAGTGAGGAGGTGATCCGCCGGATCGTGTATGACAATCCGCTGTCCTTCTGGCGGCAGGCGAACAATTGGCAAGAGCCGGCCTGGGCACAAACCCCGGCTGCCGAGGTCGCAGCGGCGCCTGCCCCCGCCAATGGCAGCCCGCTGCCAGCGTCCCGGCCCGCGGCGGTGCGGACCTAA
- a CDS encoding PVC-type heme-binding CxxCH protein: MRLPIGSLYVVGMVLVGSFSGGSTAQRGGPLPPEQALATMQAAPGFQVELFAAEPLLLNPTSLDVDHRGRVWVAEAVNYRRVGFQRPLLRPEGDRIVVLVDRNGDGRADEAVTFYQGKELIAPLSVLVLPQPPDGQTLRVLVAQSPDILEFWDRDGDLKADGPPRKFLTGFRGFDHDHGVHGLTVGPDGRLYFTVGDSGVAGLQSADGQGRRWTSNATDCRAGTVWRCHLDGTHLELLAHNFRNNYEACVDSFGEIWLSDNDDDGNQQTRICFVLPGGNYGYHPRGPGQSHWHEEQPGIVHKVLRTGFGSPTGITFYEGSLFGPKYTGVLLHCDAGPREVRAFFRKPRGAGYELDKEILLTSRDNWFRPSDVCVAPDGSIFIADWYDRGVGGHGMGDPFDGRIYRLTPQGHKGYPVPPLQCRSLAEQLQALASPNGATRVLAMTALREARRQKAAEEPLRLESAPLWLQARLALLEDGSEAGRRQTLRLLHQQWKAPPATSALRAALIRRIAAWAPQGHLPPWEQLGLDLALIAEQPPEVRRELLLLLAHYPAESAQAPFYALARCYSGDDHFYRAALNIALGTEPKRRMAILADFDRHFPQWNDAVADLVWELRPPSVLPRLGRLLREANLTAPQKARLLDIIAVQEDPAAGRTLLQLLQENAATEVKARALEHLRRGLAGPWKPVQNSEDLQRTIQTLLQQPDRQATGLQLIAAAQALPFVEKVAALARDHNVPEAVRVEAIRTLGQLPSPASVAALTALCQSAAPSSPLAAESVQALGTLLPRGTASSPVAQQALSALQQLVLQESASGALRSAALSALAASRPGTVWLLDLHQQGKLPKDLVPEAGRLLRNSPFQAERNRALLLFPPPGKLNPKNLPPISTLVKRQGDPARGRLVWNASLTGAAQCAKCHSIRGTGGQVGPDLSMIGKKASRENLYESILFPSKAIADQYIQYQVTTTSEVTLSGLLVADTPEAIILRDANGKDVTVPKKEIDGPIRKLPVSLMPEDIVAALTEEELVDLVAYLETLKTPVLTPPVAYIAGPFPAPSMTAALDKPFGPETQPFDPQQRFGAVAWRLLSSDARGYFDLAALHGSKANSSASYLYWEIDSPREQPAEILLGSDDGARLWLNGQAVFRTQATRAAAPEQDRVKVVLRKGKNTLLLKVANGDGPHGAYLSLIAEEELRLLRPPSR; encoded by the coding sequence ATGCGCCTGCCGATCGGTAGCCTTTATGTCGTTGGGATGGTCCTCGTGGGGAGTTTCAGCGGGGGGTCGACAGCCCAGCGGGGCGGGCCTTTGCCGCCGGAGCAAGCCCTGGCCACAATGCAAGCAGCACCAGGGTTTCAGGTCGAGCTATTCGCGGCGGAACCGCTGCTGCTGAACCCCACGAGTCTCGACGTGGACCATCGGGGCCGGGTTTGGGTGGCGGAGGCCGTCAACTATCGCCGCGTCGGTTTCCAGCGTCCTTTGCTGCGTCCGGAGGGGGACCGCATCGTGGTGCTCGTGGATCGCAACGGCGACGGCCGAGCCGATGAAGCCGTCACCTTCTACCAGGGGAAGGAGCTGATCGCGCCGCTGAGCGTGCTGGTGCTGCCGCAGCCGCCGGACGGCCAGACCCTCCGCGTGCTGGTCGCCCAGTCGCCGGACATTCTGGAGTTTTGGGACCGCGATGGGGACCTGAAGGCGGACGGCCCGCCCCGGAAATTCCTGACCGGCTTCCGCGGCTTCGACCATGATCACGGTGTCCACGGCTTGACAGTGGGTCCGGACGGCCGGCTCTACTTCACCGTGGGCGACTCCGGCGTCGCCGGCTTGCAAAGTGCCGATGGCCAGGGCCGACGCTGGACCAGCAATGCCACCGATTGCCGGGCTGGCACCGTCTGGCGCTGCCACCTCGACGGCACACACCTGGAACTCCTCGCCCACAACTTCCGCAACAACTACGAAGCCTGCGTCGATTCCTTCGGCGAAATCTGGCTCTCGGATAACGATGACGACGGCAATCAGCAGACGCGCATCTGCTTTGTGCTGCCCGGCGGGAACTACGGCTACCACCCCCGCGGACCAGGGCAAAGCCATTGGCATGAAGAGCAGCCCGGCATCGTCCACAAGGTGCTGCGGACCGGTTTCGGCAGCCCCACCGGCATCACCTTCTACGAAGGCAGCCTCTTCGGCCCGAAATACACCGGCGTCTTGCTCCATTGCGATGCCGGACCGCGGGAAGTCCGCGCCTTCTTCCGCAAGCCGAGGGGGGCTGGCTACGAGCTGGACAAGGAAATCTTGCTCACCAGCCGGGACAACTGGTTCCGCCCGTCGGATGTCTGCGTCGCCCCAGATGGCAGCATCTTCATCGCGGACTGGTATGACCGGGGCGTCGGGGGCCACGGCATGGGCGATCCCTTCGACGGCCGCATCTACCGCCTCACCCCCCAAGGCCACAAGGGATACCCAGTGCCGCCACTCCAATGCCGCAGTTTGGCCGAGCAGCTCCAAGCCCTCGCTTCCCCCAACGGTGCCACGCGGGTCTTGGCCATGACCGCCTTGCGGGAAGCACGCCGCCAAAAGGCCGCGGAGGAACCGCTGCGCCTGGAGTCCGCCCCGCTTTGGCTGCAAGCCCGTTTGGCTCTGCTGGAAGACGGCAGCGAAGCGGGCCGCCGCCAAACCCTGCGCCTGCTGCACCAGCAGTGGAAGGCCCCGCCCGCCACCTCGGCCCTGCGTGCTGCCTTGATCCGCCGCATCGCCGCTTGGGCGCCCCAAGGGCACCTTCCCCCGTGGGAGCAGTTAGGCCTCGACCTTGCCCTAATCGCGGAGCAGCCGCCGGAGGTGCGTCGGGAACTCCTCCTGCTCCTGGCCCACTATCCCGCGGAGAGCGCTCAGGCACCGTTCTACGCTCTGGCCCGGTGCTACAGCGGTGACGACCACTTCTACCGTGCAGCGTTGAACATCGCTTTGGGAACGGAGCCGAAACGGCGGATGGCAATCCTGGCCGACTTCGACCGGCATTTCCCGCAGTGGAACGACGCCGTAGCCGATTTGGTCTGGGAGCTGCGCCCGCCGTCGGTGCTGCCCCGGCTGGGCCGGTTGCTCCGGGAGGCGAACCTGACCGCGCCGCAGAAGGCCCGCCTCTTGGACATCATCGCGGTGCAAGAGGACCCGGCCGCCGGACGGACCCTCCTGCAACTCCTTCAGGAAAACGCCGCCACCGAGGTCAAGGCCCGCGCCCTGGAGCACCTGCGCCGCGGCCTGGCCGGCCCCTGGAAGCCTGTGCAAAACAGCGAGGACTTGCAGCGCACCATCCAGACGCTCTTGCAGCAACCGGACCGCCAGGCGACCGGGTTGCAACTCATCGCCGCGGCCCAGGCACTCCCCTTCGTGGAGAAAGTCGCCGCTTTGGCCCGTGATCATAACGTCCCCGAAGCCGTCCGCGTGGAGGCGATCCGTACTTTGGGCCAGTTGCCCAGTCCGGCCAGCGTGGCCGCGTTGACCGCGCTCTGTCAGTCCGCCGCTCCCTCCTCTCCGTTGGCTGCTGAAAGCGTCCAGGCTTTGGGGACGCTCCTGCCGCGGGGCACCGCTTCCTCTCCCGTGGCGCAGCAAGCGCTTTCCGCCTTGCAGCAACTTGTTCTGCAAGAGTCGGCCTCCGGAGCGTTGCGCTCAGCGGCCCTCTCTGCCCTCGCCGCCAGCCGTCCGGGGACCGTCTGGCTCCTGGACCTGCACCAACAGGGGAAACTTCCCAAGGACCTGGTCCCCGAAGCCGGTCGGCTCCTGCGCAACTCTCCTTTCCAGGCCGAGCGGAACCGCGCCCTGCTGCTGTTCCCCCCGCCGGGCAAGCTCAACCCGAAGAATCTCCCGCCCATCTCCACGCTGGTCAAACGTCAGGGGGATCCGGCCCGTGGCCGACTCGTCTGGAATGCCAGCCTCACCGGGGCGGCCCAGTGCGCCAAATGCCACAGCATCCGCGGCACCGGCGGACAAGTCGGACCCGATCTCTCCATGATCGGCAAAAAAGCCAGCCGGGAAAACCTCTACGAGTCCATCCTCTTTCCCTCCAAAGCGATCGCCGACCAGTACATTCAGTACCAGGTCACCACGACCTCCGAAGTCACCTTGAGCGGCCTGCTGGTGGCGGACACCCCGGAAGCCATCATTCTGCGCGACGCCAACGGTAAGGACGTGACCGTACCGAAGAAGGAAATCGATGGGCCGATCCGCAAGCTGCCGGTCTCGCTCATGCCTGAAGACATTGTCGCGGCATTGACCGAAGAGGAGTTGGTGGACCTGGTGGCGTACCTGGAGACGCTGAAGACGCCGGTGTTGACGCCGCCGGTAGCTTACATCGCTGGTCCCTTCCCCGCCCCCAGCATGACCGCCGCCCTGGACAAGCCCTTCGGCCCCGAAACGCAGCCGTTCGATCCTCAGCAGCGCTTCGGTGCCGTCGCCTGGCGGCTCCTCTCCAGCGATGCGCGGGGGTACTTCGACCTGGCCGCCCTGCACGGCAGCAAAGCCAATTCCTCCGCGTCCTACCTGTACTGGGAGATCGACTCGCCCCGCGAGCAGCCGGCGGAAATCCTCCTAGGCAGCGATGACGGCGCGCGCCTCTGGCTCAACGGCCAGGCTGTCTTTCGGACCCAAGCCACCCGCGCCGCCGCCCCGGAACAGGATCGGGTCAAGGTCGTCTTGCGGAAGGGAAAAAACACGCTGCTACTCAAAGTGGCCAATGGCGATGGACCCCACGGCGCTTACCTGAGCCTCATCGCGGAGGAGGAGCTACGCCTGCTCCGGCCCCCAAGCCGTTAG
- a CDS encoding TolC family protein, producing MKFPVRWGMVRRVAMRAVVGAASGGMLTVLPGCLIPKLRPAATELTLPSSYDGVPDGTTNGTFRGSATADSSARLRVDEFYQDPLLANMICEALANNRELKILEEEIQVAQADVLASRGAYLPFVGVRAGIGWDRNSRFTPTGASEKELEFQPGRRFPATPGDWLLGLTFGMPLDIWRELRNRRDAAIARYNAAIERRQDFVTRLVAEIAQEYFRLMALDQRVAILNQIIQYQQESLKVAQANFDAGRDSDLPVRRFEAEVRKNQNELVVVRQEIVEVENRINALLGRMPQPVARNSARFFDLEMPAVSLGVPAQLLLNRPDIRRAERELAAAGLEVLAARARFFPRVDLLGTVATQAFNPKYLFQPEALVLHAATEVASPLINWAAIRAEYRTANARQLQALYDYQRVIIDATLEVVNRMSMLQNYTQSIEVLQKQLQALEAAVASATRLWQLPREKRQVDYLDVLTSQRDLLEARNRLIEARLQQLNALAGLYQALGGGTAVVCPPAVAPVPPPPVPPAEQLPPPRPAPPLPPNPPPVP from the coding sequence ATGAAATTCCCTGTCCGATGGGGTATGGTCCGGCGGGTGGCGATGCGAGCGGTTGTCGGGGCAGCCAGTGGCGGAATGCTGACCGTGTTGCCGGGATGTTTGATTCCCAAGCTGCGTCCCGCGGCCACGGAACTGACCTTGCCGAGCAGTTATGACGGCGTGCCGGACGGGACCACCAATGGCACATTTCGCGGTTCGGCAACGGCGGACAGTTCGGCTCGTCTTCGGGTGGATGAGTTTTACCAGGATCCGCTTCTGGCAAACATGATTTGCGAGGCCTTGGCCAACAATCGGGAGCTGAAGATTCTGGAAGAAGAGATCCAAGTGGCCCAAGCGGATGTGTTAGCGAGTCGCGGGGCGTATCTGCCGTTTGTGGGGGTGCGGGCGGGCATCGGCTGGGATCGGAACAGCCGCTTTACGCCGACGGGAGCAAGTGAGAAGGAGCTGGAGTTCCAGCCGGGTCGGCGTTTTCCGGCGACGCCGGGGGATTGGTTGCTCGGCCTGACCTTTGGCATGCCCTTGGATATCTGGCGGGAATTGCGCAACCGGCGGGATGCCGCCATTGCTCGCTACAATGCGGCCATCGAACGGCGGCAGGACTTCGTCACGCGTTTGGTGGCGGAGATTGCTCAGGAATATTTCCGGCTCATGGCGCTGGACCAGCGAGTAGCCATTTTGAACCAGATCATCCAGTACCAGCAGGAGAGTTTGAAAGTCGCCCAGGCCAATTTCGACGCGGGGCGGGACTCCGATCTGCCGGTGCGGCGGTTCGAGGCAGAGGTACGCAAGAACCAGAATGAGCTGGTCGTGGTGCGGCAGGAGATTGTGGAGGTTGAGAACCGCATCAATGCCCTGCTGGGACGGATGCCGCAGCCGGTAGCACGGAACTCGGCTCGGTTCTTTGATCTGGAGATGCCGGCAGTGAGTTTGGGGGTGCCGGCGCAATTGCTGCTGAACCGCCCGGACATTCGCCGGGCGGAGCGCGAACTGGCGGCAGCCGGGCTGGAGGTGCTGGCCGCTCGTGCCCGCTTCTTCCCGCGGGTGGACCTCCTTGGCACGGTGGCAACGCAGGCCTTCAATCCGAAGTATCTGTTCCAGCCGGAGGCCTTGGTTCTCCATGCCGCGACCGAGGTGGCCTCGCCCCTGATCAACTGGGCGGCGATCCGAGCGGAATATCGGACCGCGAACGCCCGGCAGTTGCAAGCTCTCTACGATTATCAGCGCGTGATCATCGATGCCACCCTCGAGGTGGTCAATCGCATGTCTATGCTCCAGAACTACACGCAGAGTATCGAGGTGCTCCAGAAGCAATTGCAGGCCTTGGAAGCGGCAGTGGCCTCCGCCACGCGCCTCTGGCAACTTCCCCGCGAAAAACGCCAAGTCGATTATCTGGATGTCCTGACGTCTCAGCGTGATCTACTGGAAGCGCGGAACCGTTTGATCGAGGCGCGCTTGCAGCAATTGAACGCCTTGGCCGGCCTCTATCAGGCTCTGGGTGGCGGAACGGCGGTGGTGTGCCCTCCAGCCGTGGCTCCGGTTCCGCCTCCGCCGGTTCCGCCGGCGGAGCAGCTTCCTCCTCCGCGTCCCGCTCCGCCTCTCCCTCCGAATCCGCCGCCTGTGCCGTGA
- a CDS encoding DUF4240 domain-containing protein translates to MLEPMDWKHFWKILEEAYREDPVDHFEALKERLRQLEPDELLAFQARFDDAVRAANLIALWGAAHLINGGCSDDCFRDFRVWLVGRGRHAYEAALKNPDSLADILDGEPVDGFGLDMAAVRVYEEKTGRSDFYERLDRLEEELPPPPPEGEDFDFEDENELRRRYPRLCHLYLIPEEPES, encoded by the coding sequence ATGCTGGAACCGATGGACTGGAAGCACTTTTGGAAGATTCTCGAAGAGGCGTACCGGGAGGACCCGGTGGATCACTTCGAGGCATTGAAGGAGCGTTTGCGGCAACTGGAGCCGGACGAATTGCTTGCCTTCCAAGCCCGCTTCGACGATGCGGTCCGTGCCGCCAATCTGATCGCTCTGTGGGGGGCCGCCCATCTGATCAACGGCGGCTGCTCCGACGATTGTTTCCGCGATTTCCGCGTCTGGCTGGTGGGCCGCGGGCGGCATGCCTACGAGGCGGCCCTGAAGAACCCCGATTCCCTAGCCGACATCCTCGACGGCGAACCGGTCGATGGCTTCGGCTTGGATATGGCTGCGGTGCGCGTCTACGAAGAAAAGACCGGTCGCAGCGATTTCTACGAACGCCTCGACCGGCTCGAGGAGGAACTGCCCCCGCCGCCACCCGAAGGCGAGGATTTTGACTTCGAGGATGAGAATGAATTGCGGCGGCGCTATCCCCGCCTTTGCCATCTCTACTTGATCCCAGAAGAGCCGGAATCGTGA